The following proteins are co-located in the Pectinophora gossypiella chromosome 7, ilPecGoss1.1, whole genome shotgun sequence genome:
- the LOC126368101 gene encoding RNA polymerase II transcriptional coactivator, producing the protein MPKHKKDASSSSSDSDDGPVDRNPPPDKKAKTTQSTRTNDKEPTWVLQGKKLVKVREFKGKCYVDVREFYEKNGELLPGKKGISLTPEQWRKLLSLGDEINETISTLC; encoded by the exons ATGCCGAAACATAAGAAGGATGCAAGTAGTAGTAGCAGTGATAGTGACGACGGACCAGTCGAT AGAAATCCACCACCAGATAAAAAAGCCAAAACTACTCAGTCAACGCGGACTAACGACAAGGAGCCCACATGGGTGCTTCAAGGAAAAAAGCTTGTCAAAGTGAGAGAATTCAAAGGCAAGTGCTATGTTGATGTGAGGGAGTTTTATGAGAAGAATGGAGAACTCCTGCCTGGCAAGAAGGGCATCAGTCTCACTCCAGAGCAATGGCGGAAGCTACTCTCACTAGGCGATGAAATAAATGAAACTATAAGTACCTTATGTTAA